A genomic region of Gemmata massiliana contains the following coding sequences:
- a CDS encoding glycine cleavage system protein H, producing MSEPLTFMMGKHPAPVPGDLRYCKNHMWCRPGEDGVHVFGFTAYAVRLMQDVYFLEWRIEPGLVTAKQEIGFIETQKATSGLYAPGAGRIVRFNAALLEDPGTINLDNYGRGWLFELTGELTDTLDPSAYFAHLEAGWEATQRVLKGQINASDE from the coding sequence ATGTCCGAACCGCTCACGTTCATGATGGGCAAACACCCGGCACCGGTGCCGGGCGACTTGCGCTACTGCAAGAACCACATGTGGTGCCGACCCGGTGAGGACGGAGTTCACGTCTTCGGGTTCACCGCCTACGCGGTGCGGCTCATGCAGGACGTCTACTTCCTTGAATGGCGGATCGAACCGGGGCTCGTCACCGCGAAGCAGGAGATCGGATTCATCGAGACGCAGAAGGCCACGTCCGGGCTGTACGCGCCGGGCGCGGGGCGGATCGTGCGGTTCAACGCCGCGCTTCTAGAAGACCCGGGAACGATCAACCTCGACAACTACGGGCGCGGGTGGCTCTTTGAACTTACAGGTGAATTGACTGACACACTCGACCCGAGCGCCTACTTCGCCCACCTCGAAGCCGGCTGGGAGGCCACACAGCGGGTACTCAAGGGGCAGATCAACGCGAGCGACGAGTGA
- a CDS encoding coproporphyrinogen-III oxidase family protein, with translation MTVSAAEQEKTGLGNYFIANYPQFSFWNNSYLPDAQRAINSPPRPGVPLGLYLHIPFCRKRCKFCYFRVYTDKNASDISVYLDAITKEVELLSKTACVGGRPLDYVYFGGGTPSYLSATQLDGLMTRLRKIMPWDSAREITFECEPGTLQKHKLEMLRKHGVTRLSLGVENFKPEILQYNGRAHLEEEIYRAFGWARELGFPQINLDLIAGMVGEDWDNWKQCVEKTIKLGPDCVTIYQMELPYNTVFSKELKVLGNDEPALAVADWPTKRAWTRYAFDELVKAGYEVSSATTVVKSKAKTRFVYREALWRGADMFGTGVASFGHVNGVHIQNVDTWEAYVARLDAGELPLGRAFPTAERDRLIREIVLLLKTGHLDVGYFRDKYQVDIRDEFRAAFEKLESDGWLNVTGESIDCTPDGLIQIDRHLPTFFDPQYISSRYT, from the coding sequence ATGACTGTAAGCGCTGCCGAACAAGAGAAGACCGGGCTGGGCAACTACTTCATCGCGAACTACCCGCAGTTCTCGTTCTGGAACAACTCGTACCTCCCGGACGCGCAGCGGGCGATCAACTCCCCGCCGCGCCCGGGGGTGCCGCTCGGGTTGTACCTGCATATTCCGTTCTGCCGGAAGCGCTGCAAATTCTGCTACTTCCGCGTCTACACCGACAAGAACGCTAGCGACATCTCGGTGTACCTCGACGCGATTACCAAAGAAGTCGAGCTGCTGAGCAAGACCGCGTGCGTCGGGGGCCGCCCACTCGATTACGTCTACTTCGGCGGCGGCACGCCGTCGTACCTCAGTGCCACGCAGCTAGACGGGCTGATGACCCGGCTCCGCAAGATCATGCCGTGGGACTCGGCCCGCGAGATCACCTTCGAGTGCGAACCGGGCACGCTCCAGAAGCACAAACTGGAGATGCTCCGCAAGCACGGCGTCACCCGGCTCAGCCTCGGCGTTGAAAACTTCAAGCCGGAGATCCTTCAGTACAATGGTCGTGCGCACTTGGAAGAAGAGATCTACCGCGCGTTCGGTTGGGCGCGCGAACTCGGGTTCCCGCAAATCAACCTCGACCTGATCGCAGGCATGGTCGGCGAGGACTGGGACAACTGGAAACAGTGCGTCGAGAAGACGATCAAGCTCGGCCCCGACTGCGTGACGATCTACCAAATGGAACTGCCGTACAACACGGTGTTCTCCAAGGAACTTAAGGTGCTCGGCAACGACGAACCGGCCCTCGCGGTCGCGGACTGGCCGACCAAGCGCGCCTGGACCCGGTACGCCTTCGACGAACTGGTGAAAGCGGGCTACGAAGTTTCCAGTGCCACAACGGTGGTGAAGAGCAAGGCGAAGACGCGGTTCGTGTACCGCGAGGCGCTCTGGCGCGGGGCCGATATGTTCGGAACGGGCGTCGCGTCGTTCGGGCACGTGAACGGCGTCCACATCCAGAACGTCGACACCTGGGAGGCTTATGTCGCGCGCCTGGACGCCGGCGAGCTCCCGCTCGGTCGCGCGTTCCCCACAGCCGAGCGCGACCGGCTCATTCGCGAGATCGTGCTGTTGCTGAAGACCGGGCACCTCGACGTCGGGTACTTCCGCGACAAGTATCAAGTGGACATCCGCGACGAGTTCCGCGCCGCGTTCGAGAAACTGGAGAGCGACGGCTGGCTCAACGTGACCGGCGAGAGCATCGACTGCACGCCCGACGGCCTCATTCAGATCGACCGCCACCTCCCCACGTTCTTCGACCCGCAGTACATTAGCTCGCGGTACACGTAA
- a CDS encoding Uma2 family endonuclease — MSIADAPVEVDLPTHLDLPDTDGKPVENAYEHPQSALLSDILLPVLNRLHPDDNYFVGADTGIYWHHTKPDPLTGCKSPDWYYVPNVPRTLDGEFRRSYVLWQEGIRPLIVMEYVSGSGAEERDDTPFTGKFWVYERGIAAVYYAIWDAARNRLDVYELVRGRYQLLPPDSTGRVWIPEMEVNIGPWRGEYHGYIADWLRVWDRNGLLLPTAEERGSDARRLAEQEHRRAEAEKQRAETEKHRAEKLAARLRELGVDPDTV; from the coding sequence ATGTCGATCGCGGACGCGCCCGTCGAGGTGGATCTCCCGACGCACCTCGACCTCCCCGATACGGACGGCAAGCCCGTGGAGAACGCCTATGAACACCCACAGAGCGCTCTACTCTCCGACATACTCCTTCCGGTTCTGAATCGACTCCACCCCGACGACAATTATTTCGTTGGGGCTGATACGGGCATCTACTGGCACCACACGAAGCCGGACCCACTCACCGGGTGTAAATCTCCGGACTGGTATTACGTCCCCAATGTGCCGCGGACGCTCGACGGTGAGTTCCGTCGCTCATACGTCCTGTGGCAAGAGGGTATCCGCCCACTGATCGTGATGGAGTACGTGTCCGGGAGCGGGGCCGAAGAACGGGACGACACACCGTTCACCGGAAAGTTCTGGGTGTACGAGCGGGGTATCGCGGCCGTTTATTACGCGATTTGGGACGCTGCCCGAAACCGACTCGACGTATACGAACTGGTTCGCGGGAGGTACCAGTTACTCCCGCCTGACTCGACCGGTCGGGTCTGGATTCCGGAAATGGAAGTCAACATCGGCCCCTGGCGCGGCGAGTACCACGGGTACATCGCGGACTGGTTACGGGTCTGGGACCGTAACGGACTTTTGCTCCCCACCGCAGAAGAGCGCGGAAGTGACGCCCGCCGACTCGCGGAACAAGAACACAGGCGCGCCGAGGCCGAAAAGCAACGCGCTGAAACCGAGAAGCACCGTGCCGAAAAGCTCGCCGCCCGACTCCGCGAACTCGGCGTTGATCCCGATACCGTTTGA
- a CDS encoding outer membrane protein assembly factor BamB family protein — protein sequence MSRVLSLAALVAVAFSPAFVSGDWPVFRGDPLMTGTGKSKLPEQLEARWSFNTGDGKNQGGIEGAPAIAGSVVFVASLDKHLYALDLATGKQKWKVKLGAMKASPSVKGDRVYVGNLDGKFFCLKAADGSKVWEFETNGEIMAGCNFHGTNVLIGSHDSTLYCLDANGKKIWDVKTDGPVNGTPAVIGDVTFVAGCDSVLHMLDAKTGKELGTVDLGGQAAATAAILNDVAYVGTMANTVVAVDLKKKEKLWSFEAATRQQPFYASAAAGEIVVAGSRDKKVYGLNPKTGKQAWSFTTEGQVDASPVIVDGKVFVGCLNDDGNFYVLDLKTGKKLQELTLDSAVSGSVAVGPDCLIVGTDKGVVYCLGKK from the coding sequence ATGTCTCGCGTTCTGTCGCTCGCCGCGCTCGTCGCGGTCGCGTTTTCTCCCGCGTTCGTTTCGGGTGACTGGCCGGTATTTCGCGGCGACCCGCTCATGACCGGAACGGGCAAGTCAAAACTGCCCGAACAACTCGAAGCTCGCTGGTCGTTCAACACCGGCGACGGCAAGAACCAGGGCGGTATCGAGGGCGCACCAGCCATCGCCGGAAGCGTGGTCTTCGTCGCGTCGCTCGACAAACATCTGTACGCCCTGGACCTCGCGACCGGCAAACAGAAGTGGAAGGTCAAACTCGGCGCGATGAAAGCGTCGCCGAGCGTGAAGGGCGATCGCGTGTATGTGGGCAACCTTGATGGCAAGTTCTTCTGCCTGAAGGCCGCCGATGGCTCGAAAGTGTGGGAGTTCGAGACCAACGGCGAGATCATGGCCGGGTGCAACTTCCACGGCACGAACGTCCTGATCGGTTCACACGACTCCACGCTTTACTGCCTCGACGCGAACGGCAAGAAAATCTGGGACGTGAAGACGGACGGTCCGGTGAACGGTACCCCGGCGGTGATCGGCGACGTCACCTTCGTCGCGGGCTGCGACAGCGTCCTCCACATGCTCGACGCGAAGACCGGTAAGGAACTCGGCACGGTCGATCTCGGCGGGCAAGCGGCCGCAACCGCGGCGATTCTGAACGACGTCGCTTACGTGGGAACGATGGCGAACACCGTCGTCGCGGTCGACCTGAAGAAGAAGGAGAAACTATGGTCCTTCGAGGCGGCCACGCGGCAGCAGCCGTTTTATGCGTCCGCAGCGGCGGGCGAGATCGTCGTCGCGGGGAGCCGCGACAAAAAGGTGTACGGTCTCAACCCGAAGACCGGTAAACAGGCTTGGAGCTTCACCACCGAGGGCCAAGTGGACGCCTCTCCGGTGATCGTGGACGGGAAAGTGTTCGTCGGGTGCCTGAACGACGATGGGAATTTCTACGTTCTCGACCTGAAGACCGGCAAGAAGCTCCAGGAATTGACTCTGGATTCGGCCGTCTCCGGTTCCGTGGCTGTCGGGCCGGACTGTTTGATCGTGGGCACCGACAAGGGCGTCGTGTACTGCCTGGGGAAGAAGTAA
- a CDS encoding iron-containing alcohol dehydrogenase, whose protein sequence is MKATSLHTSTNSAHSSTHASPPPFDFEPLGRVIFAPGALAQLGAAVQSVGGTRVLLVTDPGLEHVGHPQRALKIMREAGLEVFLFDGVKENPTEREVDAGVVFARAHKVDCIVAVGGGSSMDCAKGINFILTNGGRMIDYKGHGKATKPMLPSVGVPTTAGTGSEAQSYALITDERSHLKMACGDKKAAFRVSILDPELTLSQPRSVTAVTGIDAVAHAIESYVCTKRNPVSAMCARAAFNHLEPNFETALRSPQDLAARSAMQIGSHLAGMAIENAMLGVCHSCANPLTAHYGITHGVAIGVMLPHVIRFNAPAAGHLYAELVAERGLTNGQPAAEVLAARVSQLTAAAGLPQSLKECGVSDTILQLLAEEANQQWTARFNPRPVTEADILRVYQAAW, encoded by the coding sequence ATGAAGGCAACCTCTTTACACACCTCTACAAACAGCGCGCACTCCAGCACGCACGCAAGCCCGCCGCCGTTTGATTTCGAGCCGCTCGGCCGCGTGATCTTCGCGCCGGGCGCGCTGGCCCAACTCGGCGCCGCGGTTCAGTCTGTTGGTGGCACGCGCGTGTTACTCGTGACCGACCCCGGTCTCGAACACGTGGGCCACCCGCAGCGCGCGCTGAAAATCATGCGCGAGGCCGGCCTGGAGGTGTTCCTCTTCGACGGCGTGAAGGAGAACCCGACCGAGCGCGAGGTGGACGCCGGTGTCGTGTTCGCACGCGCCCACAAAGTCGATTGCATCGTCGCCGTCGGCGGCGGTAGCTCGATGGACTGTGCCAAGGGGATCAACTTCATCCTGACCAACGGCGGGCGGATGATCGACTACAAGGGGCACGGCAAAGCGACCAAGCCGATGCTCCCTTCAGTCGGCGTCCCCACCACTGCCGGGACCGGTAGTGAAGCCCAGAGCTACGCGCTCATCACCGACGAACGCAGCCACCTTAAAATGGCGTGCGGTGACAAGAAGGCTGCGTTCCGGGTGTCGATCCTTGATCCCGAACTGACGCTTTCCCAACCGCGTTCGGTTACCGCAGTGACGGGCATCGACGCGGTCGCCCACGCAATCGAGTCTTACGTCTGCACCAAGCGGAACCCGGTTTCTGCGATGTGCGCGCGGGCGGCGTTCAATCACCTCGAACCGAACTTCGAGACCGCGCTGCGTTCCCCGCAAGACCTCGCCGCGCGGTCCGCAATGCAGATCGGCTCGCACCTCGCGGGGATGGCGATTGAGAATGCGATGCTCGGAGTGTGCCATAGTTGCGCAAACCCGCTGACGGCCCATTACGGCATCACTCACGGGGTCGCAATCGGCGTGATGCTCCCGCACGTGATCCGCTTTAACGCACCCGCCGCCGGGCACCTGTATGCGGAATTGGTCGCGGAGCGCGGGCTCACAAACGGGCAGCCCGCCGCCGAGGTGCTGGCCGCCCGCGTGTCGCAACTGACGGCCGCGGCCGGGTTGCCACAATCGCTGAAAGAATGTGGGGTCAGCGACACTATCCTCCAGTTGCTAGCCGAAGAAGCGAATCAGCAGTGGACGGCACGCTTTAACCCCCGCCCGGTGACCGAAGCCGACATTCTCAGGGTGTATCAGGCCGCGTGGTAA
- a CDS encoding aldehyde dehydrogenase family protein, which produces MIQIPALRFGKTYTSLEKATLVHHVTGEPVAEVSQVTGSMIARDVSNMERAHKELAAIPVRDILAMYKKAADYFLNAALPCGDTELTFDQYTRNLSATTGSALVFCDRNARKVHYVLDNIEEVIGGLTRGMPIEVLDQGYSTAGGRMQAFYPTTNVFGAVLPSNSPGVHSLWVPTLAFKIPLLLKPGREEPWTPYRVLQAFLKAGVPASVLGFLPTDHAGSADILRLCGRSMAFGDDRSMAPYKNDHRVEIHGTGYSKIIFGEDQADNWERHLDLLAEAVAANGGRACVNASAIWTPRNADAIATGLAKKLAGAKARPWDDPNCEISAFAKPEVAEAINAMVDEGLKTPGARDVTQELRGTPRLVKEGRCAWLLPTIIRCDGPEHPLANKEFLFPYASVIEYPQYDVLKRIGYTLAATALTDDPAFIAECMACANIERLNIGPLPTNRLTWDQPHEGNLFTHLYKQRALQHARKPAAV; this is translated from the coding sequence ATGATCCAGATCCCCGCTCTCCGCTTTGGCAAAACGTACACCAGTCTGGAGAAAGCGACCCTGGTTCACCACGTCACCGGGGAACCGGTCGCGGAAGTGAGCCAGGTCACGGGTTCGATGATCGCCCGCGACGTCAGCAACATGGAGCGGGCGCACAAGGAACTCGCGGCCATCCCCGTGCGCGACATCCTCGCGATGTACAAGAAGGCCGCGGATTACTTCCTGAACGCCGCCCTGCCCTGCGGCGACACCGAACTGACGTTCGACCAGTACACGCGGAACCTCTCTGCCACGACCGGTAGCGCGCTGGTGTTCTGCGACCGGAACGCGCGAAAAGTGCACTACGTCCTCGACAACATCGAAGAAGTCATCGGCGGGTTGACGCGCGGGATGCCGATCGAGGTACTCGACCAGGGGTACTCCACCGCGGGCGGTCGGATGCAGGCGTTCTACCCGACCACGAACGTCTTCGGTGCGGTGCTGCCGTCCAACTCGCCCGGCGTTCACTCGCTGTGGGTGCCGACGCTGGCGTTCAAGATTCCACTACTACTGAAGCCCGGGCGCGAGGAGCCGTGGACGCCGTACCGTGTGCTGCAAGCGTTCCTCAAAGCTGGCGTGCCCGCGAGCGTGCTCGGGTTCCTCCCGACCGATCACGCGGGTTCGGCCGACATCCTCCGGTTGTGCGGGCGCAGCATGGCGTTCGGCGACGACCGGAGCATGGCCCCGTACAAGAACGATCACCGCGTCGAGATCCACGGCACCGGGTACTCGAAGATCATTTTCGGCGAAGATCAAGCCGACAACTGGGAACGGCACCTCGACCTGTTGGCCGAAGCGGTTGCGGCGAACGGCGGGCGGGCGTGCGTGAACGCCAGTGCCATCTGGACGCCGCGCAACGCGGACGCTATTGCCACGGGGCTGGCGAAGAAGCTCGCCGGAGCGAAGGCGCGCCCCTGGGACGATCCCAACTGCGAAATTAGCGCGTTTGCCAAGCCGGAAGTCGCCGAAGCCATTAACGCGATGGTCGACGAGGGGCTGAAAACGCCCGGCGCACGCGACGTAACCCAAGAACTGCGGGGTACGCCACGGCTCGTGAAAGAGGGCCGGTGCGCGTGGCTGCTGCCGACGATCATCCGGTGCGACGGCCCCGAACACCCGCTGGCGAACAAGGAGTTCCTGTTCCCCTACGCCAGCGTGATAGAATACCCCCAATACGATGTGCTGAAACGCATCGGTTACACCCTCGCGGCCACGGCCCTGACCGACGACCCGGCGTTCATCGCGGAGTGCATGGCGTGCGCGAACATCGAGCGACTGAACATCGGGCCGCTACCCACCAACCGGTTGACCTGGGACCAGCCGCATGAAGGCAACCTCTTTACACACCTCTACAAACAGCGCGCACTCCAGCACGCACGCAAGCCCGCCGCCGTTTGA
- a CDS encoding DUF1559 domain-containing protein, producing MRPNPFRRGFTLIELLVVIAIIAVLIGLLLPAVQKVREAAARMSCSNNMKQLGLAAANYESSYGYLPPGNNSVSAIGTFGYLLPFVEQDNIYQLIEPAKLAIPGTGVWYSGNSWTAANYRVKMFQCPSDGSDNVTASTGVWAYVYVNGPTPSAGSWSPTAYPTLGKTNYAPNAGYLGAANTSLTGPFFTNSKTTITAISDGTSNTIGFGEYLGGHNPGTRDYVSTWMGTGGLPTAWGLTETSEWYQFGGRHTGGVLFAFCDGSVRSLRRGMDSSAFVFLSGMNDGVVVTNVD from the coding sequence ATGCGCCCAAATCCCTTCCGCAGAGGTTTTACCCTCATTGAGTTGCTGGTGGTGATCGCGATCATCGCGGTCCTCATCGGGTTGCTGCTCCCGGCCGTGCAAAAGGTGCGCGAGGCCGCGGCCCGGATGTCGTGCAGTAACAATATGAAGCAACTCGGGTTAGCTGCGGCCAACTACGAAAGCTCGTATGGCTACCTGCCGCCCGGCAACAACAGTGTGAGCGCGATCGGCACCTTTGGCTACCTGCTGCCGTTCGTGGAACAGGACAACATTTACCAACTGATCGAACCGGCGAAACTCGCGATCCCCGGGACCGGCGTGTGGTACTCCGGGAACTCGTGGACGGCCGCGAACTACCGGGTCAAGATGTTCCAGTGCCCGTCGGACGGGTCGGACAACGTGACCGCGTCGACCGGGGTTTGGGCGTATGTGTACGTCAACGGTCCCACGCCGAGCGCCGGTTCGTGGTCGCCGACCGCTTACCCGACCCTCGGGAAGACCAACTACGCTCCGAATGCCGGGTACCTGGGGGCGGCAAACACATCACTGACCGGCCCGTTCTTCACGAACTCCAAGACGACAATTACCGCGATTTCTGACGGTACATCCAACACCATCGGCTTCGGCGAGTACCTCGGCGGTCACAACCCCGGCACCCGCGACTACGTGAGCACGTGGATGGGCACCGGTGGGCTCCCGACCGCGTGGGGGCTGACCGAAACGAGCGAGTGGTATCAGTTTGGTGGCCGGCACACGGGCGGCGTGCTGTTCGCGTTCTGTGACGGCTCCGTTCGCTCGCTCCGCCGCGGGATGGATTCGAGCGCGTTCGTGTTCCTGTCGGGGATGAACGACGGGGTCGTTGTCACCAACGTGGACTGA